In Miscanthus floridulus cultivar M001 unplaced genomic scaffold, ASM1932011v1 os_1452_1_2, whole genome shotgun sequence, a single window of DNA contains:
- the LOC136534050 gene encoding uncharacterized protein has protein sequence MWIHCLSNWDTCRLDRQRNKKIFDWERHHQSYIEEWEEMHDNLDDNNEPHTNREFRRYQAWYQHSTRCRLRLQWTKADYADIESSDDEDTTYDRSTRAGRQVEAGPILDRVGNTLRSSVEEIERVRPRVNDDYILGFLDRLSRRLRCAAGRYGCRTNTTHDVLNCVALTCLSLVVSGLRFVCSCCGLSEERVVILLCL, from the exons atgtggatccactgcctcagtaactgggatacgtgcaggttggatcgtcagaggaacaagaagatttttgactgggagaggcaccaccagtcctacattgaggaatgggaggagatgcacgacaacctggacgacaacaacgagccgcacacgaaccgtgagttcaggcggtaccaagcttggtaccagcattCGACAAGGTGCAGGCTCAGACTACAGTGGACCAaagctgactacgccgacatcgagtcctccgacgatgaggacacgacgtacgaccggtccactcgtgcaggaaggcaggtggaggcaggaccgatcttggacagagtg ggcaatacactgagaagctcagttgaagagatcgagcgcgttcggcctagagtcaatgatgactacatacttggcttcctagat aggctgtcacgtcgtctacgcTGTGCGGCTGGTCGTTATGGTTGCAGGACAAACACGACGCATGACGT gctcaactgcgttgctctcacctgcctgtcgcttgtagtaagcggcctccgcttcgtcTGCAGctgctgcggcctgagtgaagaacgcgtcgtcatcctcctctgcctgtaa